The Bifidobacterium actinocoloniiforme DSM 22766 genomic sequence TCGGTCCTCGTCACTGGCGGCTGCGGTTACATCGGAGCGCATGTGGTCCACGCCCTTCACCAAGCCGGACAGGATGTCGTGGTCGTCGACGACCTGAGCTACGGCAAGGCCTCGCGCATCGAGGGCGCCCGCCTGTACGGAGCGGACATCGCCGCGCCCGGCGCCGACGAGCGCCTGGCCGAAATCATCCGCGACGACAACGTGGACTCAATCATCCACTTCGCCGCCCGCAAGCAGGTGGGCGAATCGGTCGCCAAGCCCCTGTGGTACTACCAGCAGAACGTGAACGGCATGCTCAACGTCCTGAAGGCCATGTCCACCACCGACGCCAAGAAGCTGGTCTTCTCCTCCTCCGCCTCCACCTACGGCGAGCCTCCGGTCTCGGTCGTGCCCGAGGACGTGCAGCCGATGGTGCCGATTAACCCTTATGGGCAGACCAAGCTCTTCGGCGAGTGGATGGCCCGGGCCTGCGAGCAGCCATTCGGCATCCGCTTCTGCGCGCTGCGCTACTTCAATGTGGCCGGTTGCGGCCCCGTCGAGCTGGAGGACCCGGCCATCCTGAACCTGATCCCCATGCTCTTCGACCGCCTGAAGCAGGGCAAGGCGCCAGCCATCTTCGGCGACGACTACCCCACGCCTGACGGGACCTGCATCCGCGATTACATCCACATCACCGACCTGGCGGACGCCCACCTGGCGGCGCTCGCCTACCTGGACCGGGACCAGCGCAGGTACGACGCCTTCAACGTCGGCACCGGCAAAGGCA encodes the following:
- the galE gene encoding UDP-glucose 4-epimerase GalE → MSVLVTGGCGYIGAHVVHALHQAGQDVVVVDDLSYGKASRIEGARLYGADIAAPGADERLAEIIRDDNVDSIIHFAARKQVGESVAKPLWYYQQNVNGMLNVLKAMSTTDAKKLVFSSSASTYGEPPVSVVPEDVQPMVPINPYGQTKLFGEWMARACEQPFGIRFCALRYFNVAGCGPVELEDPAILNLIPMLFDRLKQGKAPAIFGDDYPTPDGTCIRDYIHITDLADAHLAALAYLDRDQRRYDAFNVGTGKGTSVRQIVDEVKKVTGLPFKEAIEPRRPGDPAQLIGSPKRINEEMGWHARFDVEDIVESAWKAWQANPDHHIDTDAWKQTN